The nucleotide sequence GGAGTGGGTCTAGCCCGCTTTTTTTATGGCCATGAATCTGAGCCGCCAGCCTCGATAGGATTACCCGTGTAAGGCTGCACATGACCAGATCAACAGGTGCTTCTTCAATGCCGACTTTCAAGCTTACCGCTGGTTCAGAACCATCTGTGTCATGCCATCGGTCAAGATGACTCATTCGACTCCCCTTGTTTTGATTGATGTCCCTGCGTTTATGTCTCACCCGTTAATTCCCATTGTTCATGATCTGGCTAAACCTGTGGCGAGCCAACTGGGCCTGGAAGCGGTGGCCGTTTACTTTTATACCCATCACTCTCCCCCGACCCTGCGCGTGGATATTCGCCACCCCAACCGGGATATTACCCTGGAAGACTGCACCCAAATGAGCCATTGCTTAGAAGAGGTTTTGGATGCGAGTGATCACGTGACAACCGCCTATGTTCTGGAAATTTCTAGCCCCGGCCTGTCTAATGATTTAACCACTGACCGAGATTTCAAGTCGTTTCGGGGGTTTGCGGTTCAGGTCACAGTCCATTCCCCAGACCATGGTCAGCAGGCCTGGGAGGGAACCCTGATTGGGCGGGATGAGGCTGCGGTTTACCTGAATCAAAAAGGGCGCAAAATTACGATCCCCCGGGATCAGGTGTCTCTGGTGCAGTTACAAGAGGGGCCGAGTTAGCCTCTCTGAGATTGAATTCAAGTTGTTATGGAGTTGTTGTTATGAGTACCTATCGGTTGCCTGGCCTGCGGGAAATGCTCAATCAAATTAGTCGGGAGCGAAACTTACCCAAAGCCTCTGTCCAAGAAGCCCTGGAAGAGGCCTTACTCAAAGGTTATGAACGGTTTCGCC is from Synechococcus sp. PCC 6312 and encodes:
- the rimP gene encoding ribosome maturation factor RimP, producing MSHPLIPIVHDLAKPVASQLGLEAVAVYFYTHHSPPTLRVDIRHPNRDITLEDCTQMSHCLEEVLDASDHVTTAYVLEISSPGLSNDLTTDRDFKSFRGFAVQVTVHSPDHGQQAWEGTLIGRDEAAVYLNQKGRKITIPRDQVSLVQLQEGPS